From the Candidatus Protochlamydia phocaeensis genome, one window contains:
- a CDS encoding sensor histidine kinase, with protein sequence MLRSKSFLYNQSLHTQLILWFFLIAFLPLGWTTFISYEVSKKIILKQATNHLQALSLRQAQLIENYFHEKERSTASLARGTIIPKAIKDFATALAKYGQDSSEYRAEEKLYRPIFTFEAETLGYRNLFLVTKEGEIVFSAFPSLIRVGSNLSDPRYPIKELSTIFLNARDLLESEISPLIYSPLPASPSSYIATPLIEQNNIMGVLLAQIDNTAIYNLVEDYNGLGETGETLLVDQDGSEILTITPLRHLRDMSAIHEVESNSSFGQFIQRVLEGKRLVAQVVDYRNKATLMVGRHFEPSLHWGIITKMDMNELLAPINQLKYSSWILAITTAIIVILMASNVARNITHPLLVLTKKTRLMAAGDLSQRIDISTNNEIGRLAASFNDMASQLDNMVKNLDTLVAMRTEEVELQNIQLERTIEELRQTQNRLITQEKLASLGALTAGIAHEIKNPLNFINNFAELSLDIQQDIGKHLDSLSSLITKEEFKELDELFQTLKLNIRKILEHGKRADSIVYNMLQHSRGTPGEKVLINLNSLLDEYVTLSYHGMRAQNTIFNVKIEKYYDPTLPPIAVVPQEMSRVFLNLLNNAYYSVYQKSKSIKDPYTPIVRVSTENHQDLVIIKIWDNGTGIPYEVFPKLFTPFFTTKPTGEGTGLGLSLSYNIIVQGHNGTLIAETEPGQFAEFIISLPTGKKQH encoded by the coding sequence ATGCTTCGATCGAAATCTTTTCTATACAATCAAAGCCTCCACACTCAATTGATTCTATGGTTTTTCCTTATTGCTTTTCTTCCTTTAGGATGGACGACATTCATTTCTTATGAAGTCTCCAAAAAAATTATATTAAAGCAGGCGACTAATCATTTACAGGCTCTAAGCCTGCGCCAAGCTCAATTAATTGAGAACTATTTTCATGAAAAAGAGCGCAGTACCGCTTCTCTGGCTAGGGGAACAATTATTCCAAAGGCGATTAAAGATTTTGCAACAGCTTTAGCTAAATATGGGCAAGATTCTTCTGAATATAGAGCGGAAGAAAAACTGTATCGCCCCATTTTCACCTTTGAGGCGGAAACGCTTGGATATCGCAATCTTTTTTTAGTAACCAAAGAGGGAGAAATTGTTTTCTCGGCCTTTCCTTCTCTAATAAGAGTGGGTTCCAATTTATCGGATCCGCGTTATCCCATTAAAGAATTAAGCACAATCTTTTTAAATGCCCGAGACCTATTGGAAAGCGAAATTTCCCCGCTTATTTATTCGCCTCTACCCGCTTCACCCTCTTCCTATATTGCCACTCCGCTTATCGAGCAAAATAATATTATGGGAGTTCTATTAGCCCAAATAGATAATACGGCCATTTATAACCTTGTAGAAGATTATAATGGCTTAGGAGAGACAGGAGAAACACTTTTAGTCGATCAAGACGGCTCTGAAATTTTAACGATCACTCCACTGCGCCATTTAAGGGATATGAGCGCCATTCATGAAGTAGAGTCCAATAGCTCTTTCGGCCAGTTTATTCAACGCGTGCTCGAAGGAAAAAGATTAGTCGCTCAAGTTGTTGATTATAGAAACAAAGCGACTTTAATGGTGGGAAGGCATTTTGAGCCGTCTCTCCATTGGGGAATTATCACCAAAATGGATATGAATGAGCTTTTGGCCCCCATTAACCAACTTAAGTACTCTTCTTGGATTCTGGCCATTACAACTGCTATCATCGTTATCTTAATGGCCTCTAATGTAGCCAGAAATATTACCCACCCGCTTTTAGTTTTAACAAAAAAAACGCGTTTAATGGCAGCAGGAGACTTATCGCAACGTATAGATATCTCTACAAACAATGAAATAGGCCGTTTAGCGGCTTCTTTTAATGATATGGCGTCCCAGCTTGATAATATGGTTAAAAATCTTGATACACTGGTCGCCATGCGCACAGAAGAAGTTGAATTGCAAAATATTCAACTAGAAAGAACCATAGAAGAATTGCGGCAAACGCAAAACAGACTGATCACACAAGAGAAATTAGCTTCTTTAGGTGCGTTGACAGCAGGAATTGCCCACGAAATTAAAAACCCTTTAAATTTTATCAATAATTTTGCCGAGCTGTCTTTGGATATTCAGCAGGACATAGGAAAGCATCTAGACAGCTTGTCCTCTCTTATAACAAAAGAAGAGTTTAAGGAATTAGACGAGTTATTCCAAACTTTAAAACTTAATATTAGAAAAATTTTAGAACATGGAAAAAGAGCGGATAGCATCGTCTATAATATGCTTCAGCACTCCAGGGGAACACCTGGTGAAAAAGTCTTAATTAACCTCAATTCCCTATTAGATGAATACGTTACTTTATCTTATCATGGCATGCGGGCGCAAAATACAATCTTTAACGTTAAAATTGAGAAATACTATGATCCAACCTTGCCGCCTATTGCCGTCGTGCCTCAAGAAATGAGTCGCGTATTTCTCAATCTCCTCAATAATGCTTATTATTCTGTTTATCAAAAAAGCAAATCCATTAAAGATCCCTATACCCCCATTGTCCGAGTCTCAACGGAAAATCATCAAGATTTAGTGATCATTAAAATATGGGATAATGGAACAGGCATTCCTTATGAAGTCTTTCCCAAACTTTTTACTCCATTCTTTACGACTAAACCAACAGGAGAAGGAACAGGACTGGGACTATCTTTAAGCTATAACATTATTGTACAAGGACATAATGGAACGCTTATTGCCGAAACAGAGCCCGGACAATTTGCAGAATTCATCATTAGTCTTCCGACAGGAAAGAAACAGCATTGA
- a CDS encoding response regulator gives MNKNCLKILIVDSEEDSHLLFNQQFKNEIKANQLSLYYAHSSEEALSYLSKNLNPRLVFILADISMLGINGFELLKIIKQQYPHLPIYMAIANENPESGKLAKEFGAEEILSKPLNFAYLKKMILNFIERHESN, from the coding sequence GTGAATAAAAACTGTTTGAAAATCTTAATTGTAGATAGCGAAGAAGATAGCCATCTGCTTTTTAATCAACAGTTTAAAAATGAAATTAAAGCGAATCAGCTAAGCTTATATTATGCTCATTCATCGGAAGAGGCTTTATCATATTTAAGTAAAAATTTAAATCCTCGCCTTGTTTTCATTTTAGCGGATATTAGTATGCTCGGAATAAATGGTTTCGAACTTCTGAAAATAATTAAGCAACAATATCCTCACCTTCCCATTTATATGGCCATTGCTAACGAAAATCCAGAAAGCGGCAAATTAGCCAAGGAATTTGGCGCAGAGGAAATTCTTAGTAAACCTTTAAATTTTGCTTATTTAAAAAAAATGATTTTAAATTTTATCGAAAGACATGAATCAAATTGA
- a CDS encoding transporter substrate-binding protein, which yields MKLLLAILFILLILLQISIFLFDFHFFSSPLPPFKVGLLYSTSGFRSNKETPALQAALMAIDEINQKGGILGRKILPVIRDAQSEWESTEKGIESLILEEKVAAIFGGWTHRGYYAIKELIEKHQHLLINPFQYDGIISSPHLIWIGISLNQQVAPTIAYCMQHIGQHFFLVGSDMMNSHIIHVLAKDQIALSSGKIVGEIFAPLHEDKLDSIVQAILKAKPDVILCSLIGNENALFFKKLKEAGITAEKTPTFSFTLTEVLLENIDSADVVGNYATWNYFESIDNPLNHQFVPNFLKFSQSKHVDSTSEASYLGINLWAQAVREAQTTDIRSLRYIFDSMLIDAPEGPVFMDVRGLHAWRHIRIGKVGPDKQFDIIWTSKSPIRPTPFQIYHSQEEWKELTEKLYNKNP from the coding sequence ATGAAACTGCTCCTTGCAATCCTATTTATTTTATTGATTCTCCTTCAAATTAGTATTTTTTTATTTGATTTCCATTTTTTCTCCTCTCCTCTTCCCCCCTTTAAAGTCGGTCTTCTTTATTCAACCAGTGGATTTCGATCAAACAAAGAGACTCCCGCTTTGCAGGCAGCTTTAATGGCAATCGATGAAATTAATCAGAAAGGAGGCATCCTTGGAAGAAAAATTTTACCTGTGATTCGCGATGCCCAATCTGAATGGGAATCAACGGAAAAAGGCATCGAGTCCTTAATTCTAGAGGAAAAAGTAGCGGCCATCTTCGGAGGATGGACGCATCGGGGCTACTATGCAATTAAAGAATTGATAGAAAAACACCAGCATTTATTAATCAACCCCTTTCAATACGATGGCATTATCAGCTCTCCACATCTTATCTGGATTGGCATATCGCTCAATCAGCAAGTCGCTCCAACAATCGCTTATTGCATGCAGCATATCGGGCAGCATTTTTTCTTAGTGGGATCAGATATGATGAATTCTCACATCATTCATGTATTGGCTAAAGATCAAATCGCTTTATCTTCGGGAAAAATCGTTGGCGAAATATTTGCCCCGCTTCATGAAGACAAGCTGGACTCCATTGTTCAAGCCATTCTGAAAGCCAAGCCGGATGTGATATTATGTTCTTTAATAGGCAATGAAAATGCCCTCTTTTTCAAAAAATTAAAAGAAGCGGGCATTACAGCCGAAAAAACACCTACCTTCTCGTTTACCTTAACTGAAGTGCTTTTAGAAAATATAGATAGCGCTGATGTAGTTGGAAATTATGCGACATGGAATTACTTTGAATCTATTGACAATCCACTTAATCATCAATTTGTTCCTAATTTTTTAAAATTTTCTCAATCCAAACATGTAGATAGCACGTCGGAAGCAAGCTATCTTGGCATTAATTTATGGGCACAAGCTGTTAGAGAGGCTCAAACAACGGATATTCGCTCTTTGAGATATATTTTTGATAGCATGCTGATAGATGCCCCAGAGGGGCCTGTTTTCATGGATGTCAGAGGGCTTCATGCCTGGAGGCATATTCGCATTGGCAAAGTCGGGCCAGATAAGCAATTCGACATTATTTGGACTTCCAAATCGCCAATTCGCCCAACTCCTTTTCAAATCTATCATTCCCAAGAAGAATGGAAGGAGTTAACAGAAAAACTATACAACAAGAATCCCTAG